Proteins encoded within one genomic window of Gadus chalcogrammus isolate NIFS_2021 chromosome 6, NIFS_Gcha_1.0, whole genome shotgun sequence:
- the LOC130384010 gene encoding creatine kinase S-type, mitochondrial-like — protein sequence MATQFTRMLAGRNTAVVLASLGAGTLATGYLLTDSTAAAERRMLYPPSADFPDLRKHNNCMAASLTPAIYAQLRDKSTPNNWTLNQSIQTGVDNPGHPFIKTVGMVAGDEETYEVFSEIFDPVIKDRHNGYDPRTMKHPTDLDSSKITSGVFDERYVLSSRVRTGRSIRGLSLPPACSRAERREVERVAVMALSGLKGDLAGRYYSLGDMNEREQQQLIDEHFLFDKPVSPLLMSAGMARDWPDARGIWHNNQKNFLIWINEEDHTRIISMEKGGNMKRVFERFCRGLKQVEQLIHERGWEFMWNERLGYILTCPSNLGTGLRAGVHVRLPNLSKDPRFSKILENLRLQKRGTGGVDTAATGDTFDISNNDRLGKSEVELVQLVVDGVNYLIDCEKRLERGQDIKIPSPLAQFRR from the exons atggcaacccagTTCACCCGCATGCTGGCCGGCCGCAACACGGCGGTGGTGCTGGCCAGCCTGGGAGCCGGTACACTGGCAACGGGTTACCTCCTAACGGACAGCACCGCGGCTGCTGAGAGGAGGATGCTCTACCCCCCcag CGCTGACTTCCCTGACCTGAGGAAGCATAACAACTGCATGGCTGCATCGCTGACCCCAGCCATCTACGCCCAACTGAGGGACAAAAGCACCCCCAACAACTGGACCCTGAACCAGTCCATCCAGACCGGGGTGGATAACCCAGGACACCCCTTCATCAAGACCGTGGGCATGGTGGCGGGAGACGAGGAGACCTACGAG GTGTTTTCAGAGATCTTCGACCCTGTCATCAAGGACAGGCACAACGGCTATGACCCCCGCACCATGAAGCACCCCACAGACCTTGACTCCTCCAAG ATCACCTCGGGCGTGTTTGACGAGCGCTACGTGCTGTCGTCGCGCGTCCGCACCGGCCGCAGCATCCGGGGACTGAGCCTGCCGCCCGCGTGCTCGCGCGCCGAGCGCCGCGAGGTGGAGCGCGTGGCGGTGATGGCGCTCTCCGGGCTGAAGGGAGACCTGGCCGGGCGCTACTACAGCCTGGGAGACATGAACGagagggagcagcagcagctcatcGAC GAGCACTTCCTGTTCGATAAGCCTGTGTCACCACTGCTCATGTCCGCTGGAATGGCCAGGGACTGGCCTGATGCTCGTGGGATCTG GCACAACAACCAGAAGAACTTCCTGATCTGGATCAACGAGGAGGACCACACCAGGATCATCTCCATGGAAAAGGGAGGCAACATGAAGAGGGTGTTTGAGAGATTCTGCAGGGGACTCAAACAG GTGGAGCAGTTGATCCACGAGAGGGGCTGGGAGTTCATGTGGAACGAGCGTCTGGGTTACATCCTCACCTGCCCCTCCAACCTGGGCACCGGGCTCAGGGCCGGAGTGCACGTCCGTCTGCCCAACCTCAGCAAG GATCCTCGATTCTCTAAGATCCTGGAGAACCTGAGGCTGCAGAAGAGAGGCACGGGGGGGGTGGACACAGCTGCGACCGGAGACACCTTCGACATCTCCAACAACGACCGTCTGGGCAAGTCTGAG GTGGAGCTGGTCCAGCTGGTGGTGGACGGGGTGAACTACCTGATCGACTGTGAGAAGAGACTGGAGAGGGGTCAGGACATTAAgatcccctctcccctcgctcaGTTCAGACGGTGA